A genome region from Setaria italica strain Yugu1 chromosome III, Setaria_italica_v2.0, whole genome shotgun sequence includes the following:
- the LOC111256797 gene encoding lysine-specific demethylase JMJ705-like: MVKKVSTKKHKNDKTNRQFQEKHSKDNNVDLLHEDNGDEATQENWDGVQQKTNDVKVKSRGKMHSGKKKASKCQTSDGLHNGDNEAKFSCDTDVCHRDKATIDKWEEIPKEKADDVKVKSKMQSGKKKASKHPASDGLRNGDKGAKFSCDIEGCDMSFSTQQDLALHKRDICPVKGCKKKFFCHKYLLQHRKVHLDERPLMCSFTGCKKTFKWPWARTEHMRVHTGVRPYACTEPGCTQTFRFVSDFSRHKRKTGHSCDKKKKNST, encoded by the coding sequence ATGGTTAAGAAAGTTAGTACTAAGAAGCACAAGAATGATAAGACAAATCGGCAGTTTCAAGAAAAGCACAGCAAAGATAACAATGTAGATTtgcttcatgaagataatggaGATGAAGCCACACAAGAAAACTGGGATGGAGTTCAACAGAAAACAAATGATGTGAAAGTAAAATCTAGAGGCAAAATGCATAGTGGTAAGAAAAAGGCCAGCAAATGCCAGACAAGTGATGGTTTGCACAATGGAGATAATGAAGCAAAATTTTCTTGTGACACAGATGTGTGCCATAGAGACAAAGCCACAATAGATAAATGGGAAGAAATTCCAAAAGAAAAGGCTGATGATGTTAAAGTGAAATCCAAGATGCAAAGCGGTAAGAAAAAAGCTAGTAAACATCCAGCAAGTGATGGTTTGCGCAATGGAGATAAAGGAGCAAAATTTTCTTGTGATATAGAAGGGTGTGATATGAGCTTCAGCACCCAGCAGGACTTGGCGTTACATAAGCGAGACATTTGTCCTGTAAAGGGATGCAAGAAGAAATTCTTCTGCCACAAATATTTGCTTCAGCACCGCAAAGTCCACCTGGATGAGAGGCCGCTCATGTGTTCATTCACAGGCTGCAAGAAGACATTCAAGTGGCCATGGGCGAGGACAGAGCACATGAGGGTGCATACGGGGGTGCGCCCATATGCATGCACAGAACCTGGCTGCACTCAGACATTCCGGTTTGTGTCGGATTTCAGTCGTCACAAGAGGAAGACTGGCCATTCCTGTGataagaaaaagaagaacagtACATAA
- the LOC101760680 gene encoding lysine-specific demethylase REF6 produces MSPPAVETPEWLRNLPVAPEYHPTAAEFVDPIAYILKIEAEASRYGICKIVPPLAPPPREATVERLKASFAANAAAAAGVDGAAPAPTFPTRLQQVGFSTKNRRPASRRVWESGERYTLEAFRAKARDIELPRHAVPPKHATQLQLEALFWGACAARPFNVEYGNDMPGSGFAAPKEGGGGNAALAARDVGETEWNMRLAPRARGSLLRAMGRDVAGVTTPMLYVAMLYSWFAWHVEDHELHSLNYLHFGKPKTWYGVPRDAMLAFEDAVRVHGYADDLNAIMAFQTLNEKTTVLSPEVLLSAGVPCCRLVQNPGEFIITFPGAYHSGFSHGFNCGEATNIATPRWLQVAKEAAIRRASTNCGPLVSHYQLLYELALSLRPRELKDSHGVPRSSRLRDKKKNEGEIMIKETFVGSVIENNNFLSILLDKSSCVIIPEIKFPLPSFPTSMAPEVTVKQGLIAGTCSISQKKAEDMLAYGNAIDEIKGFEKMSESQSSSATTSSACNGRKLYETKFGMVNSSALLLNSEIQSGVIEKGGSHQGCGLLDQGRLPCVQCGILSYACVAIIQPKEAAVQYVISQECMSSSAKHGEIMKSNDTSNWITTVPPQGHSSETDDNRIHNMSSARVSDRCRQLYTSSTHGCASALGLLASAYESSDSDEEAEAPDNISNNSANNDAVNGITNIQSSGTSVQYQNTNLHLYEEGCDSRATVSPMKPVENMSIAMTQASIETDMTHLADLGESLTAYDQWSAYLDWMMIQL; encoded by the exons atgtcgccgccggcggtggagaCGCCGGAGTGGTTGCGCAACCTGCCCGTGGCGCCGGAGTaccaccccaccgccgccgagtTCGTGGACCCCATCGCCTACATCCTCAAGATCGAGGCCGAGGCCTCCCGCTACGGCATCTGCAAGATCGTGCccccgctcgcgccgccgccgcgggaggcCACGGTCGAGCGCCTCAAGGCCTCCTTCGCCGCCaatgcggccgccgccgccggcgtcgacggcgcGGCCCCGGCGCCCACCTTCCCGACCCGGCTCCAGCAGGTGGGCTTTTCCACCAAGAATCGCCGCCCCGCGAGCCGCCGCGTCTGGGAGAGCGGCGAGCGCTACACGCTGGAGGCCTTCCGCGCCAAGGCGCGCGACATCGAGCTCCCGAGGCACGCGGTGCCGCCCAAGCACGCGACGCAGCTCCAGCTGGAGGCGCTCTTCTGGGGCGCCTGCGCCGCGAGGCCGTTCAACGTCGAGTACGGCAACGACATGCCGGGCTCCGGCTTCGCGGCGCCGaaagagggcggcggcggcaatgcaGCCCTGGCGGCGAGGGACGTCGGGGAGACGGAGTGGAACATGCGGCTGGCCCCCCGCGCCCGCGGTTCGCTGCTGCGGGCGATGGGCCGGGACGTGGCCGGCGTGACGACGCCGATGCTGTACGTGGCGATGCTCTACAGCTGGTTCGCGTGGCACGTGGAGGACCACGAGCTGCACAGCCTCAACTACCTCCACTTCGGCAAGCCCAAGACCTGGTACGGCGTGCCCCGAGACGCCATGCTCGCCTTCGAGGACGCCGTCCGTGTGCACGGCTACGCCGACGACCTCAACGCCATCA TGGCCTTTCAAACACTAAATGAGAAGACAACTGTCTTGTCTCCTGAAGTTCTTCTTTCTGCTGGAGTTCCTTGCTGCAG ATTGGTACAAAACCCTGGTGAATTTATTATCACGTTCCCTGGAGCTTATCATTCTGGTTTTAGCCATG GATTTAATTGTGGAGAAGCAACAAATATTGCAACGCCTCGCTGGTTGCAAGTGGCTAAAGAAGCTGCGATCAGGAGGGCTTCCACAAATTGTGGTCCACTGGTGTCTCATTATCAGCTGCTCTATGAGCTAGCACTATCATTACGTCCAAG GGAACTTAAGGATTCTCATGGTGTGCCCAGAAGCTCTCGTCTAAGggacaagaagaagaatgaaGGTGAAATAATGATCAAAGAAACATTTGTTGGAAGTGTGATCGAAAACAACAATTTTCTTAGCATCCTTCTTGATAAGAGTTCTTGTGTAATTATCCCGGAGATTAAATTTCCCCTTCCATCATTTCCTACAAGTATGGCACCTGAAGTCACTGTTAAGCAAGGGTTGATTGCTGGTACCTGTAGTATTAGCCAGAAAAAGGCTGAAGATATGCTTGCTTATGGCAATGCAATAGATGAAATCAAAGGGTTTGAAAAAATGAGCGAGTCACAATCATCAAGTGCAACCACATCCTCTGCATGTAACGGAAGAAAGCTCTATGAAACAAAATTTGGAATGGTTAACAGCAGCGCTCTCTTATTGAATTCAGAGATTCAGAGTGGAGTAATTGAAAAAGGTGGATCACATCAAGGATGTGGGCTCTTAGATCAAGGGCGGTTGCCATGTGTTCAGTGTGGCATATTAAGCTATGCTTGTGTAGCCATCATTCAACCTAAAGAAGCAGCAGTCCAATATGTTATTTCTCAGGAGTGCATGTCATCAAGTGCAAAACATGGAGAAATTATGAAATCAAATGATACCTCAAATTGGATAACGACTGTTCCTCCACAAG GGCATTCTTCTGAAACAGATGATAATAGAATACACAACATGAGTTCAGCCCGAGTTTCCGATCGGTGTAGACAGCTGTACACCAGCAGCACCCATGGATGCGCTTCTGCTCTTGGGCTCCTGGCTTCTGCTTATGAATCATCAGATTCTGATGAGGAAGCGGAAGCACCTGATAATATATCAAACAATAGTGCAAACAATGATGCAGTAAATGGAATTACAAATATTCAGTCCTCAGGAACATCAGTTCAGTATCAAAATACAAATTTGCACTTGTATGAAGAGGGATGTGATTCCAGAGCAACAGTATCTCCAATGAAACCAGTAGAGAATATGAGTATTGCTATGACTCAGGCTAGTATTGAAACAGATATGACCCATCTTGCAGATCTGGGAGAGTCACTAACTGCATATGATCAGTGGTCAGCATATCTTGATTGGATGATGATCCAACTG